One Bacteroidota bacterium genomic window, ACCTGCAAAAGCAGTTGCTTCTTGTCATACTCCGGTAGCCGATGGTCAGTATATTTACCCCGATTCGGAGAGAATATTAAAATTGAGGAAAAATATTACCGAATTGGTACTAACAGACTATCCGGCTGACAAAATAAAGGCTCCCGAAGGAAAAAAAGCTACGGAGTTCCAGAAAACAATCGAACAAATAGGTGTTTTTGAAGTGAGATATCCCGAGGGAGAAAATCATTTTTACCTGGAACCGGATACTGCCCATCCATATATAAAATCAGATCTTTCGCAATGTATTAACTGTTATCGTTGTGTGCGTGCCTGTGAAGAAATTCAGGGGGAAATGATACTTGGAATGTCGGGGCGAGGTTTTGCAAACAGTATAATTAAAGGTTTTGACACAACTTTCGATTTATCAGCATGTGTTTCATGTGGAGCCTGCGTTCAAACCTGTCCAACTGAAGCACTCACTGATAAGTACGAAACCAAAACAATTGCAGCCGATAAAGTTGTAAGGACAACCTGTACTTATTGTGGTGTTGGATGTCAGCTTGATGTATCGGTAGTAGACGGAAGTATTAAAGGTGTTCAGGCACCAGTTGATGCAGAGGTTAATTTTGGTCATACATGTGTAAAAGGACGTTTTGCTTTTGAGTTTTACAATCATCCCGACCGAATCAAAGAACCTATGATTCGCAAAAACGGTAAATTGGAGGAAGTAAGCTGGGATGAAGCATACGATTATATTGCAGATAAATTAGTCTCGGTAAAATCAGAGTATGGAGCCAATGCTATAGGAGGTATTTCTTCTTCAAGGGCAACAAATGAGGAAAACTACCTTATGCAGAAGTTTATAAGGGTGGTTATTGGTACAAACAATATTGACGGTTGTGCAAGGGTTTGTCATGCCCCAACCGCTCATGGAATGCAACAGGCTTTTGGTACAGGAGCGGCAACCAATTCTATTGAAGACATCACTAAAACGGATGCATTCCTGGTAGTCGGAGCCAATCCAACACACGCTCATCCTGTTACAGGGGCTAAGCTAAGACAGGAGTTTATGAAGGGTAAAACATCAATCGTTATAGATCCTGTGAAAACTGAATTGGCAAAGATTGCAACTCATCACCTTCAGTTAAGGCCGGGTACAAATGTTGCTACATTGAATATGTTTGCCTACTATCTTATAAAAGAGGGCTTTGTTGATTATGACAGTGTAGAGGCCAGAACCGAAGATTTCGAAGAGTTTAAAAATAATATACTCTCAATCGATATATCTAAGCTTGAAGAACTTACCGGATTGTGTTCATATCAGGTGAAAAATGCTGCCATAGACTATGGAAAAGCCGAAAGAGCAATGGAATTCCATGGATTGGGAGTTACCGAACATTATCAGGGCAGTAAAACAGTAATGCTACTGGCAAACATTGCAATGATGACCGGCAATATTGGTAAAAGAGGTGTTGGGTTAAATCCATTACGTGGACAAAACAACGTTCAGGGAGCAGCCGATATGGGCGTACAGCCACATCAGGGAGCAGGATATCTTGATATAAACGATATAGAAATTCAAAAATACTATGCCGAAAAATACGGTGTAGAAAAAATGCCAGAAAAGGAAGGTTTAAAGATTCCGGAGATGCTTAATGAAGCAATAGACGGTAAATTTAAAGCCCTTTGGATAATGGGAGAGGATACCCTGATGACAGATCCTAACACTAAGCATATAGAAAAGGCTTTTGCCAACCTCGATTTACTTATTGTACAGGAATTATTTATGTCGGTTACTGCCGAGGCTGCAGATGTTGTTTTACCGGCTTCGTCTTACTTTGAGAAGAACGGAACCTTTACCAACGGAGAAAGAAGGGTTCAGCGAGTTAACAAAGTTGTAGACCCGATTGGAAATACAAAATCAGATGGTCAGATAATGGTCGATATAATGAATAAAATGGGATACCCTCAAAAAGGTTATGACGCCGAAATTTTGCTTGAGGAAATTTCTGATGTCGTACCATTCTTTAAAGGAATTACCTGGGACAGATTAGGAATAAACGGGCTTCAATGGCCTGTATCTGAGGATGGAACAGGTACAAAGATTCTTCATGAGGAAACTTATAAACGAGGTAAAGGACGATTCCATTATTTCGACTTTCAGGAAAGTCCCGAATTGTTGGAGCACTCGCAAAAATATCCGTTTATTTTAACTACCGGCAGGATGTTGGAGCATTACAATTCTGGAACAATGACACGTAGAACCGATAATCAAAAAATTGCTCCTACCGATTATCTGCAAATAAACCCGGAGGATGCAAAGCTTAAGGGAATTGCAGATAAGGAAAAAATTAGGATTTTTTCTGATAGAGGCGGAGTTGAAATTATTGCAAAAATATCGGAAGATGTCGATAAAGGAGTTGTGAGAACCACATTTCATCAACCCGAAGTTTTCATTAATATGATAACCGGAAATGTTGGAGATATGGAAACACTTACACCTGAGTACAAGGTTGTAGCGGTTGATTTTGAAAAATTGAATTAAACTGAGAAAAAATTGTTTACTATAAAGTCCGGTGTTTTATTAATGTCGGACTTTTTATTAAAAACATAGCTTAAGTAGGGTATATTCAGTTGCTAACTAATTAAGTAGCCGTATATTAATATATTAACAATATTTAGAATACTATTTATGTAGGATTTTCTTTGTTAAAAAATAATTTATTATCTTTATTTGTGTAAACAAATTATCTTAATCAAATCTTACTAACTATGAGAAATTTACTGCTTGTAATAGTCTTTATCTTTATTGGATCGGGGCTATCAGCACAGAATAACGAAGCGGATTACCTGGAGCTACAAAAAGAGACTCTAAAGGTTGAAAAGAAAGCTCTTATTGCCGATGCAATGATCCTTACCAACGAAGAGAGTGAAGTGTTTTGGCCGTTATATGACGAATATAATGCTAAGAAATTTGAACTTAAAAAAGAATTTTATTTTTTACTTAAAAGCTACTTCGAATCAACAGAAGAACAGTTAACTGATAAGGAAGCTACAAAAATCTGGAAGAAAAAGATTCAGTTGAATGCTGATTTAAATAAGCTTGAGAAGAAGTACTTCAATAAGATGATAAATAAACTACCTCCTGTAAAGGTTGTTAGATATTTTCAGGCAGAAAATAAAGTAGATGCTTTAATTAGTGCAGAATTAGCATCAGAAATTCCTCTTCTTGGCGATCTTGGACAATAGTATATTTAGTATATAATATATTATACAATACCCCAATTCAATGGTAGTAATTAACTATTAGTGAATTGGGATTTTTTTTTGGAGTAATTATTTAAGAGTATAAGCCATAAAAACGCCTAAATAATTACCAATTATATATCCAATTATTCCAATGGTTATACCGGGGAAAACAATGTTTTTATTGTTTAATGCTCCTGCCACAACCGGTACAAATGGAGGGGACATACTTAATGCAGTAGCAGTGATAATTGTGATGTCAGAATCTATACCAAATATTTTTGCAAGGATAATTTGTAGAGCAAAAGTTGTAAACATTGCCCAAGTAACATAGTAGAGTAAATTTAAAGTTTCAAACCCGATTGATTCAAGGTTTACCATTGATGCAACTACGATGCTAAACACCAAAATTAAATACATGCCAATGGAGAAACTTTGTTTTATATTATTAACAGGTTTGTAGAAAGACAGCATTATACTAAAGGTTGTAATACTTAAAATTGCAACGGTTGTACCGTACTCTTCCGGAAAGAGCTGGCTTAATCCGCCTCCGAAACCGAATATCACTATTGAAGCACTAATTGCCAGGATAGATTTTTTTCTTTTTCCTGAAGAAAAATTTGCAATAATATCTATTTGCTCAAGATAGTTTCCTGAGTAGCTATCATAGCCTGTTGCAGTTGAATGTTTGGGAAGGAATTTGTTCAACAGTTTTTGAGCTATTGTTAAAAAGAATAATAAATAAAATACTCCTATAAGTAGGTCAGTTGAATGTACTAAGATATAAGTAGAAGAATCTATATTCAGGGCTGCTTTTATTGAAGCTAAATTAGGTGTACCACCGGTATAAACTCCTGTTAGCAGACCTGCAACTTCATTACCTTTTGGAGAATTATGCATAAACAGGTAATAACCGGAAACTATGCTTATGATAATCGATATCAATCCTATTAATAATGATTTAATAAAGTTTTCGGCTAAATTTTTAACAGCTTTAATATCTGTAGAGAACAGTAATAAAGGAATAGAGATAGGAATAATAATCGTATTTAAGAGATTTTGAAGTTCTAATACATTATCAGGAAGTATCCCTGATAATGCCAGAAGGATGCCAAAAATGTAACTTAAAACTACTACCCCAATCTTATTTAGAATTTCAATTTTCTTTGAAAGCCAGATCAGTAATGCCGGAGTAACAAAGTATATTGTTATTATAATAAATTCATTCATAATTGTGATTATATTGCAATTAAATATGTCATTTGTAAAAATATATAAATGATTCACTTATCAAATTGAAAATAAGAAATGATTACTGAAAGTTATAAACTTATAGAAGTAACAGATAAACAAACCGAAAAGCTGTTTCTATACGGGGTCTATCATATTTACGACAATGATGATAATTGGGTGCCTACCCTGGATATAGATATAAAGAATCATTTTAATATTAAGAAAAACCCGCTTTTAATAGATGGAAAGGCAAAGCGTTGGATAATTGTTGATAGTAGTTCTAAGGTATTGGGTAGAATTGCAGCATTCTTTCACCCCGATAAGGCTGATGTTTACGGTATGGTAACCGGAGGGGTTGGGTTTTATGAAAGCATTGACAATTTGGAAGTTTCATATCTTTTGTTTAATACTGCGATTAACTGGCTAAAAGAGTTTGGAATTGAGGCAGTAGACGGCCCCATTAATTTAGGTGAAAATTTTAATAATTGGGGCTTATTATATGATGGTTATGTACAGCCAATGTACGGAATGCAATATCATCCTAAATATTATAAGAAGCAATTTGAAGAGTTTGGTTTCAAAATTTTTTATAAACAATATTCTTTCCGTATGAATACCAATAATGTCCCTGATAGAATGTTCAGAATAGGGAAGTGGGTTGATGAAAAGAAGAGGTTTAGAGCACGACATTTCAAATTTTCCGAAAAAGTGGATTTCAGTAATGATCTGGCAGATGCTTTTAATGTTATCTGGTCATCATTTAAGAAAGATTTCACATCTATTACAGGAGATGATATCTTAAAAATGCTGGAGGAGGCAAAGTTCATTTTAGACCCAAAGTTAGTTTGGATAGTTTACGATGGAAGTAAGCCTATTTCTCTAGCAATAATAATCCCTGATGTAAACCAGCTTATTAAAAGGATTGATGGAAAGTTAAGCTTCAGTAATATTATTAAGCTTTTGTATTATAAAAGAAAGAACCCTATTAACAGAGTCAGGTCGTTGGTTATAGGAGTAGCTCCGGAATATCAGAAGCACGGGATAGAAGCACTTATATTTTATAAAATAAATAAAGTATTCAATAAATCGCAGTATAAGGAAATTGAGTTCTCCTGGATAGGCGATTACAATACAAAAATGCTGAGAACAATAGGTGATATAGGGCCTAAAAAGGTATCAACGCATGTTACATATCGCTATTTACTCGACAGGAAAAAGGAGTTTGTCAGGTACCCGATTGACAATTAATAATATTTGTGTGAGTTCGACGGGAAGTTTATGCACCTACAGTGAGGTTAATAATACTGCCTTAGCGGGATTTTTGTTTTGATTACGTTTTGCGTAATGTTTAAAAAAATAACTAAACATCTTACATTTTGTGAAAGACTAAAAATTGGTATAATTATAAAAATAAAAAAGACCATCGTTACGATGGTCTTTTTTATATCTAAAAAATAAATTTCTTTATTTATTGGCCGATTTAATATAATCCTCAAGAGCCATTGTCATTGAAGGAGTATTAGGGGTAGGGGCCTTAATTTCAACTTTTAACCCTAATTCTGAAGCTGCTTTTAATGTTGTAGACCCAAAAGTGGCAATTCTGGTATTATTCTGCTTAAACTCAGGGAAGTTTGCAAATAAAGACTGAATCCCTGACGGGCTAAAGAATACCAGGATGTCGTAGGTCACCTCATCCAGGTCAGATAAATCACTGTGTACAGTTTTAAATAAAATCCCTCTTGTCCATTTTATTTTTGCTTCGTCAAGCTGCGTTGGAATATCCGGTTTTAAAACATCGGAAGAAGGTAATAAAAATGTTTCATCCTTATGCTTCTTCATTAGTTTCATAAGATCGCTAAACAATCTTTTACCAACATAAACTTTACGTTTTCTATAAACGATATATTTTTGAAGGTAGAAAGCAACTGCTTCCGACTGACAGAAATATTTTAATGAATCCGGCACCTGATATCTCATTTCTTCAGCTATTCTGAAAAAATGGTCTACAGCATTTCTACTGGTAAGAATTACAGCTGAAAATTCACCAAGATCAATTCTTTGTTTTCTTACTTCTGCAGCCTCTAGACCTTCCACATGTATGAATGGTCTGAAATCAACCTTTATTCTCTGATTATCGGCAAGGTCAAAATAGGGAGACGACTCTGTCTTAGGTTCCGGTTGAGAAACCAAAATAGTTTTTACTTTCATCAGCTTACATCATAATTTTAATGTTCTGATGGCGTTTTAGGTATAGTATATTCATGGTTAATTTGAAAATATTATAAATTAGTGGACTAAGTCACTAATAAAACACCACGTTTTAAAATTTAATTTCTCTACTTGTATTCAAGTATTTAAAAATCAACATTTAACATTAAAATTGCGAATTTCACATATATTAATGAAGGTGCGATTTCCAGTGCGCAAAGATATAAAATAATATGATAAATCGAATAGTTATTTTTTTCAACTATTTGATAACTAGAAAAAAGGTAACCAAAAACATAAAATGTAGCAAACACTGATATTAAGACTAGCAGTGTAATATTTGGAGGAAGACTTGAGAATTGATGTAATGCTATGAGAATCAACATGATAATAGATGTTAGATTCCTAAAGCTGATTTTGTAAAACAAAAATTCACGTGAATTTTTAATGTTAAATAGAATGGAATTAAATAAAAGAGATATTATTCCTTTTAATAAATAGTACAGTAAAAAAAGAATAATTATAGTTAAAAACGCTTTAAAATCATATTCAGGAAATAGCCCGGGAAAATAGTGTTTTGCGAAATAAAAGAATATCAACCCAAATGAAAATAAATTGATCGGCAGAAAAATTATATTGAATGTATTTACGATTAAAGGAGAGTATTTTTTATAATTAGAAAAATACTGATTGTTAAAAAAACCAAGAATCAAAGCTCTAAACCGCTTTTCATACATGAAGTTGTTTAAAGCCAGAAGTGCAAAAATTGAAATTATAACGATACTTATCCAATCGTATCTTAACATTTTAAATATTAAAATGGAATTAAACATATACAGCCCTAAGCAATAGCTTTTTTAATTATAGAATTTGAATTTTTCAATTTTCCATCTGGTGAAAAATTGATCTTGCAAATATATAAGTTAGATATAGTAATATCAGCCATATTGCATTTAATTTCTAAATTATTGAATTTACCACTCTAATTTTTATATATATTCGCATCATGATACTTGTTACAGGAGCTACAGGTTTGCTTGGTGCGCATTTGCTTTACCATTTATTGCAAACAGAGGATAAGGTAAAGGCCTTGTATCGCGGTAAAAGTAAGTTGCAAACTGTAAAAAACGTTTTTTCTTATTATTGCGATAAACCACAACAGTTATTTGATAAGGTTGAATGGGTTGAAGCCGAAATTTTAGATGTCCCTTCACTGGAGGAGGCATTTGTCGGTGTGACTAAAGTTTACCATGTTGCAGCTGTAATAGCCTTTGATACCGAATCGGAGAAATTAATGAATAAGGTAAATATAGAAGGTACTGCCAATGTTGTTAACATGTGTCTTAATAATTCT contains:
- a CDS encoding uroporphyrinogen-III synthase, coding for MKVKTILVSQPEPKTESSPYFDLADNQRIKVDFRPFIHVEGLEAAEVRKQRIDLGEFSAVILTSRNAVDHFFRIAEEMRYQVPDSLKYFCQSEAVAFYLQKYIVYRKRKVYVGKRLFSDLMKLMKKHKDETFLLPSSDVLKPDIPTQLDEAKIKWTRGILFKTVHSDLSDLDEVTYDILVFFSPSGIQSLFANFPEFKQNNTRIATFGSTTLKAASELGLKVEIKAPTPNTPSMTMALEDYIKSANK
- a CDS encoding GNAT family N-acetyltransferase, with the translated sequence MITESYKLIEVTDKQTEKLFLYGVYHIYDNDDNWVPTLDIDIKNHFNIKKNPLLIDGKAKRWIIVDSSSKVLGRIAAFFHPDKADVYGMVTGGVGFYESIDNLEVSYLLFNTAINWLKEFGIEAVDGPINLGENFNNWGLLYDGYVQPMYGMQYHPKYYKKQFEEFGFKIFYKQYSFRMNTNNVPDRMFRIGKWVDEKKRFRARHFKFSEKVDFSNDLADAFNVIWSSFKKDFTSITGDDILKMLEEAKFILDPKLVWIVYDGSKPISLAIIIPDVNQLIKRIDGKLSFSNIIKLLYYKRKNPINRVRSLVIGVAPEYQKHGIEALIFYKINKVFNKSQYKEIEFSWIGDYNTKMLRTIGDIGPKKVSTHVTYRYLLDRKKEFVRYPIDN
- a CDS encoding DUF819 family protein translates to MNEFIIITIYFVTPALLIWLSKKIEILNKIGVVVLSYIFGILLALSGILPDNVLELQNLLNTIIIPISIPLLLFSTDIKAVKNLAENFIKSLLIGLISIIISIVSGYYLFMHNSPKGNEVAGLLTGVYTGGTPNLASIKAALNIDSSTYILVHSTDLLIGVFYLLFFLTIAQKLLNKFLPKHSTATGYDSYSGNYLEQIDIIANFSSGKRKKSILAISASIVIFGFGGGLSQLFPEEYGTTVAILSITTFSIMLSFYKPVNNIKQSFSIGMYLILVFSIVVASMVNLESIGFETLNLLYYVTWAMFTTFALQIILAKIFGIDSDITIITATALSMSPPFVPVVAGALNNKNIVFPGITIGIIGYIIGNYLGVFMAYTLK
- the fdhF gene encoding formate dehydrogenase subunit alpha, with protein sequence MKAYINNEAHEIKKGETILEFVRRINGRDSIPTMCQADNLENFGSCRVCSVDLALQKNGPAKAVASCHTPVADGQYIYPDSERILKLRKNITELVLTDYPADKIKAPEGKKATEFQKTIEQIGVFEVRYPEGENHFYLEPDTAHPYIKSDLSQCINCYRCVRACEEIQGEMILGMSGRGFANSIIKGFDTTFDLSACVSCGACVQTCPTEALTDKYETKTIAADKVVRTTCTYCGVGCQLDVSVVDGSIKGVQAPVDAEVNFGHTCVKGRFAFEFYNHPDRIKEPMIRKNGKLEEVSWDEAYDYIADKLVSVKSEYGANAIGGISSSRATNEENYLMQKFIRVVIGTNNIDGCARVCHAPTAHGMQQAFGTGAATNSIEDITKTDAFLVVGANPTHAHPVTGAKLRQEFMKGKTSIVIDPVKTELAKIATHHLQLRPGTNVATLNMFAYYLIKEGFVDYDSVEARTEDFEEFKNNILSIDISKLEELTGLCSYQVKNAAIDYGKAERAMEFHGLGVTEHYQGSKTVMLLANIAMMTGNIGKRGVGLNPLRGQNNVQGAADMGVQPHQGAGYLDINDIEIQKYYAEKYGVEKMPEKEGLKIPEMLNEAIDGKFKALWIMGEDTLMTDPNTKHIEKAFANLDLLIVQELFMSVTAEAADVVLPASSYFEKNGTFTNGERRVQRVNKVVDPIGNTKSDGQIMVDIMNKMGYPQKGYDAEILLEEISDVVPFFKGITWDRLGINGLQWPVSEDGTGTKILHEETYKRGKGRFHYFDFQESPELLEHSQKYPFILTTGRMLEHYNSGTMTRRTDNQKIAPTDYLQINPEDAKLKGIADKEKIRIFSDRGGVEIIAKISEDVDKGVVRTTFHQPEVFINMITGNVGDMETLTPEYKVVAVDFEKLN